A stretch of the Lolium perenne isolate Kyuss_39 chromosome 3, Kyuss_2.0, whole genome shotgun sequence genome encodes the following:
- the LOC127343403 gene encoding uncharacterized protein produces the protein MLSMAAAAAADDDHHRHRHRLANPTSPPSGPPAPAPPPPQPHPHRRRLHSFSFPTLSWGTHRLLRCANNPASSPPPPPAAPDTPSPDNEKPRPPADGAAAAPQQRPWNLRTRRSATVAPRAFGPSHDAPDAPAAAPDPARRPETSSKRGFSVVLSKDEIADDFALFRGTRPPRRPKKRPRTLQRQIDSMCPGFCLADVTPDTYKIEER, from the exons ATGCtctccatggccgccgctgccgctgccgacgacgaccaccaccgccaccgccaccgcctcgcCAACCCCACCTCACCCCCATCAGGCCCTCCCGCTCCCGCGCCACCCCCTCCCCAGCCACACCCGCACCGCAGGAGGCTCCACAGCTTCTCCTTCCCAACCCTCAGCTGGGGCACGCACCGCCTCCTCCGCTGCGCCAACAACCCCGCCTCCTCGCCCCCGCCCCCGCCCGCCGCCCCGGACACCCCGTCCCCGGACAACGAGAAACCCCGCCCTCCCGccgacggcgccgccgccgcgccccagCAGCGGCCCTGGAACCTCCGCACCCGCCGCTCCGCCACCGTCGCCCCGCGCGCCTTCGGACCCTCCCACGACGCGCCCGACGCTCCCGCCGCGGCGCCGGACCCCGCGCGCCGTCCGGAGACCAGCAGCAAGCGCGGGTTCTCCGTCGTCCTCTCCAAGGACGAGATCGCCGACGACTTCGCGCTCTTCCGCGGCACGCGCCCCCCGCGCCGCCCCAAGAAGCGCCCTCGCACCCTGCAGCGCCAGATTGAC TCGATGTGCCCTGGATTCTGCCTCGCGGACGTGACGCCGGACACGTACAAGATCGAGGAG AGGTAA